From one Acidobacteriota bacterium genomic stretch:
- a CDS encoding DUF4118 domain-containing protein codes for MRRSVQWSLMRYSVSTAAVAVIVAVYFRWPHVNELTVAFTLLIVILLVSANWGLRHAVYLSFLCSAAFNFFFLPPVLTFTIRDGRNWVALGTFLVTGIVASQLAERARRQAKIAQRRQREAERLYEFSQQMMVTGNVIDLVGALPAMIAGALSLAGAAVYLRERDRVYRSSPNYMDVSAAELRDTAFSRDHRREEARDVTLVPILLGTRPIGAIGVTGARVSSEALDAVCGLAAVAIERAGAVETLTKLEAARESERLRNALLDSVAHELRTPLTSITAAITSLQSDPLNEAQRDEMMEVIEEEAARLDRLVGQAMEMAELDAHEFALDLRPHTMREAVDIAMEAVGAALKTHPVDVRIADSLPVVEMDLDRIVKVLQHLLENAAKYSPEGSPVFVSAEISKNRLCTSVADRGVGVDDFERMMIFDKFYRGQGQRYRVKGTGMGLAIAKAIVEAHGGTIEVTSQPEQGSVFTFCLPLQKAIL; via the coding sequence GTGCGTCGATCGGTTCAGTGGTCCCTGATGCGGTATAGCGTTTCGACGGCGGCCGTCGCTGTCATTGTAGCCGTGTACTTTCGCTGGCCGCACGTCAACGAGTTGACGGTGGCCTTCACGCTGCTGATCGTGATTCTTCTGGTCTCGGCGAACTGGGGTCTGCGACATGCGGTGTATCTGTCGTTCCTGTGCTCGGCAGCATTCAATTTCTTCTTTCTGCCTCCGGTGCTGACGTTTACGATCCGCGATGGACGCAACTGGGTGGCGCTGGGAACGTTCCTGGTCACGGGCATCGTCGCCAGCCAGCTTGCGGAGCGCGCGCGACGTCAGGCGAAGATCGCCCAGCGGCGGCAGCGCGAGGCTGAGCGGCTGTACGAGTTCAGCCAGCAGATGATGGTGACGGGAAATGTGATCGACCTGGTAGGTGCGCTGCCAGCGATGATCGCGGGCGCGCTCAGCCTTGCGGGTGCGGCGGTCTATCTGCGCGAAAGGGACAGGGTGTACCGGTCGAGCCCGAACTACATGGATGTCTCGGCCGCGGAGCTGCGGGACACTGCCTTCTCGCGTGACCATCGCCGAGAAGAGGCACGCGACGTGACGCTGGTGCCGATCCTTCTGGGCACGCGGCCCATCGGCGCCATTGGAGTGACCGGTGCGCGCGTGTCCTCCGAGGCGCTGGACGCGGTGTGCGGCCTGGCTGCGGTTGCGATTGAGCGCGCGGGCGCGGTGGAGACGCTGACGAAGCTCGAGGCCGCGCGCGAAAGCGAACGGCTGCGCAACGCGCTGCTGGACTCTGTCGCGCATGAGCTGCGCACGCCGCTGACCTCGATTACGGCGGCGATTACGAGTCTTCAGTCGGACCCGCTCAACGAAGCGCAGCGCGACGAGATGATGGAGGTGATTGAAGAGGAGGCGGCGCGGCTGGACCGTCTGGTAGGTCAGGCGATGGAGATGGCCGAGCTGGATGCCCACGAGTTTGCCCTTGACCTGCGGCCGCATACGATGCGCGAGGCGGTGGATATTGCGATGGAGGCCGTCGGCGCTGCGCTGAAGACGCACCCTGTCGACGTGAGGATCGCGGATTCGCTGCCAGTCGTTGAGATGGACCTCGACCGCATCGTGAAGGTGCTGCAACATTTGCTGGAGAATGCGGCGAAGTATTCGCCCGAGGGCAGCCCAGTTTTTGTGAGCGCGGAGATATCGAAGAACAGACTCTGTACGAGCGTGGCGGACCGCGGCGTTGGTGTCGACGACTTCGAGCGGATGATGATCTTCGACAAGTTCTATCGCGGCCAGGGTCAGCGTTACCGTGTCAAGGGAACGGGAATGGGGCTTGCAATCGCAAAGGCGATTGTCGAAGCGCATGGCGGTACGATTGAGGTGACGAGCCAGCCGGAGCAGGGCTCGGTGTTTACGTTTTGCCTGCCGTTGCAGAAGGCCATTCTTTAG
- a CDS encoding TfoX/Sxy family protein, producing the protein MARDKALEALLDDELGGRLEITQKAMFGGLAWLWNGNLLCAARKGGGMLVRLGKGNDAWALAIEGVVPMVMNGRPMSGWVRASAEVYASDAMRKRLLKAALEFVKTLPVKG; encoded by the coding sequence ATGGCAAGAGACAAGGCGCTTGAAGCATTGTTGGATGACGAGTTGGGTGGCCGTCTGGAGATTACACAGAAGGCGATGTTTGGCGGCCTGGCGTGGTTGTGGAACGGCAACCTGCTCTGCGCGGCGCGCAAGGGCGGCGGGATGCTGGTGCGGCTGGGCAAGGGCAACGACGCATGGGCGCTTGCGATCGAAGGCGTCGTGCCGATGGTCATGAACGGAAGGCCGATGAGCGGATGGGTGAGAGCGTCCGCCGAAGTTTATGCAAGCGATGCCATGCGCAAGCGGCTGTTGAAGGCGGCACTGGAGTTCGTGAAGACGCTGCCGGTGAAGGGCTAG